A genomic segment from Fuerstiella sp. encodes:
- a CDS encoding zinc-dependent metalloprotease has translation MTAGVHDLSLLALSKLGTLLPLRSLERSDMRFSRILCTVAGAVVGIIGSATAQSANTAPFPPHAKILEGFQKIVTKAKINPMYTLYGRKKDGQMYAELPRSFSGKKYFIAVTLASGDRYAGLQGNDFYVYWKRYDKRIALIQPNISVRAPGDKEAESSVKRLFTDRVLLDIPIVTMGPGGGPLIDLDALLVGQARKFFGGYGQVSPTAARSGLFTVTTAKAFENNIEVAFEVPTSDSFLPMPNSGTSSGRLKELHYSISEIPKTSGYKPRMADQRVGFFTTSYTDLAQYNDRETRVRYINRWNVQKADPKLNLSPPKQPIVFYIEHTTPVRYRRWVREGVLAWNRAFEKVGIADAIEVYYQDRTSKAHMDKDPEDVNYNFIRWLNNNIGTAIGPSRVNPLTGQILDADIILTDGWIRHYQKQFSELLPQVAMEGFGPETLSWLARNPDWDPRIRLAPPAQREDIAERIRQQSLLPYSGHAAGSADPQLIGDDEYDGLIGRTSQINGMCMAAEGMSFDLALMRMSLALLKNEANTETEKEQGVRNDGTLNENDGNDDDKDDVRKEDKKKEQMLDGMPESFVGPLIAHLVAHEVGHTLGLRHNFKASSVYSLADINSHEMKGKKQLAGSVMDYIGVNINQESGEIQGDYSMSGIGPYDEWAIEYGYTFGDISKVLTRVAEPELVYGTDEDLYGPDPLARRYDFSHEPLDFAHNQIRLAKHHREKLLSDFIRDGDSWDRVRYGYELTLSLQTRAISMMANWVGGAFVNRDKKGDPGDRMPVEVVPAEQQRQALRFVVDNAFNDEAFGLTPELVTAMGRDKWLDDIRNFFQESTWPIHDRIIGIQSSILTMLMNPTTLKWVYDNELRIPEGEDALTLPELLSTVSDEVWSELDQNTQGEYSARKPLISSLRRNLQREHLQRLIDLTLPGNGNSAASRAISMLSAVQLQNVLEKIDAAQSTTADQYDDYTMAHLAQTHKRIEKALDADYILNPSRGGGFGMRFGLFGSEQDEQKRRRTNEDN, from the coding sequence CTTCTCGCACTCTCCAAGCTTGGGACTCTGCTTCCTCTGCGGTCCCTTGAGAGGTCCGACATGCGTTTTAGTCGTATTCTTTGCACAGTTGCTGGTGCCGTCGTCGGGATCATTGGAAGCGCTACTGCTCAATCAGCAAACACCGCTCCGTTTCCTCCTCACGCCAAGATTCTGGAAGGCTTCCAGAAGATTGTAACTAAGGCCAAAATCAATCCGATGTACACGCTGTACGGCAGGAAGAAGGATGGCCAGATGTACGCGGAGTTGCCTCGTTCCTTTTCCGGAAAGAAATACTTCATCGCAGTCACGCTGGCCAGTGGTGATCGCTATGCCGGATTGCAGGGAAATGATTTCTATGTCTACTGGAAGCGGTACGACAAACGAATCGCATTGATTCAGCCAAATATCAGTGTCCGCGCACCCGGCGACAAAGAAGCGGAATCCTCAGTGAAGCGACTGTTCACCGACCGGGTGCTGCTGGACATCCCCATTGTCACCATGGGTCCGGGCGGAGGACCACTCATAGACCTCGACGCATTATTGGTTGGACAGGCTCGTAAATTCTTCGGCGGATACGGCCAGGTTTCCCCGACTGCAGCTCGGTCCGGGCTGTTCACGGTTACGACAGCCAAAGCGTTTGAGAACAACATTGAGGTGGCTTTTGAGGTTCCGACCAGCGATAGTTTTCTCCCCATGCCCAACTCAGGCACCAGCTCAGGCCGCTTGAAGGAGCTGCATTATTCCATCAGTGAAATTCCCAAAACATCGGGGTACAAGCCCCGAATGGCCGACCAGCGTGTCGGTTTTTTCACAACCAGCTACACAGATCTCGCACAATACAATGATCGTGAGACTCGAGTCCGCTATATCAATCGCTGGAACGTACAAAAAGCCGACCCCAAGCTGAATCTCAGCCCGCCAAAGCAGCCAATTGTCTTCTATATTGAACACACTACGCCGGTCCGTTACCGGCGCTGGGTACGAGAGGGTGTTTTGGCGTGGAACCGTGCTTTTGAAAAGGTGGGAATCGCCGACGCTATTGAAGTTTACTACCAGGACCGGACTTCCAAAGCCCACATGGACAAGGATCCTGAGGACGTTAACTATAACTTCATCCGCTGGCTCAACAACAACATTGGAACAGCCATTGGTCCCAGCCGCGTCAATCCGCTCACTGGTCAGATTCTGGACGCGGACATCATTTTGACGGATGGCTGGATCCGACACTACCAGAAGCAGTTCAGTGAACTGTTGCCCCAGGTTGCCATGGAAGGCTTTGGACCGGAAACACTCTCATGGCTCGCCCGGAATCCTGACTGGGATCCGCGGATTCGACTGGCACCGCCGGCCCAGCGTGAGGATATTGCTGAACGTATTCGACAACAAAGCCTTCTGCCGTACTCCGGTCACGCAGCGGGGTCAGCAGACCCTCAGCTGATCGGTGATGACGAGTATGACGGCCTTATCGGACGCACCAGCCAAATCAACGGCATGTGTATGGCTGCCGAGGGGATGTCATTCGATCTGGCACTGATGCGAATGTCGCTTGCTCTTCTGAAAAATGAAGCAAACACCGAAACAGAGAAGGAGCAGGGTGTCAGGAATGACGGAACATTGAACGAAAATGATGGCAATGATGATGACAAAGACGATGTCAGGAAAGAAGACAAAAAGAAAGAACAGATGCTGGATGGAATGCCTGAATCATTCGTTGGCCCCCTGATCGCTCATCTGGTGGCTCACGAAGTCGGACACACACTGGGACTGCGTCACAACTTCAAAGCTTCCAGCGTTTATTCACTGGCAGATATCAACAGTCACGAAATGAAAGGAAAAAAGCAGCTGGCAGGCTCGGTGATGGACTATATCGGCGTCAACATCAACCAGGAATCCGGAGAGATTCAGGGGGATTACAGCATGTCAGGGATCGGCCCCTATGACGAATGGGCCATAGAATACGGTTACACATTTGGTGATATCAGTAAAGTGCTGACAAGAGTGGCCGAACCTGAACTCGTATACGGGACCGACGAAGACCTGTACGGTCCGGATCCACTGGCCCGACGTTACGACTTCAGCCATGAGCCCCTGGATTTCGCACATAACCAGATTCGTCTGGCGAAACATCATCGGGAAAAGCTGCTGTCTGACTTTATCAGGGACGGAGACAGCTGGGACCGGGTTCGATACGGCTATGAACTTACTCTTTCACTGCAAACCCGCGCCATCTCCATGATGGCCAACTGGGTCGGCGGAGCGTTTGTCAACCGGGACAAAAAGGGTGATCCCGGTGACCGAATGCCGGTTGAAGTCGTACCTGCCGAACAGCAGCGACAGGCTCTCAGGTTTGTCGTTGACAACGCATTCAACGATGAAGCATTCGGTCTGACCCCCGAACTGGTCACGGCAATGGGTCGCGACAAGTGGCTGGATGACATACGCAATTTTTTCCAGGAATCAACATGGCCGATTCATGACCGGATCATTGGAATCCAGTCCAGCATTTTGACAATGCTGATGAATCCAACGACACTCAAATGGGTGTACGACAATGAACTTCGAATTCCCGAAGGCGAAGATGCACTGACGCTGCCGGAATTGCTAAGCACTGTCTCTGACGAAGTCTGGTCTGAACTGGATCAGAACACCCAAGGCGAATATTCTGCACGTAAGCCACTGATTTCAAGTTTGCGACGTAATCTTCAGCGGGAACATTTACAGAGACTGATCGACCTGACTCTGCCAGGGAACGGAAATAGTGCAGCCTCTCGGGCAATCTCGATGCTCAGCGCGGTACAGCTGCAAAATGTTCTGGAAAAGATCGATGCGGCACAGAGCACGACCGCAGATCAGTATGATGACTACACCATGGCCCATCTTGCACAAACACACAAAAGGATTGAGAAAGCGCTGGATGCAGATTATATCCTGAATCCGAGCAGGGGTGGTGGTTTTGGGATGCGGTTCGGATTGTTTGGCAGCGAGCAGGACGAACAAAAGCGTCGCCGAACGAACGAAGACAACTGA